The proteins below are encoded in one region of Cololabis saira isolate AMF1-May2022 chromosome 13, fColSai1.1, whole genome shotgun sequence:
- the rxfp3.2b gene encoding relaxin family peptide receptor 3.2b, producing MQVNETLVQTLAPDPCEQQILLEDTPQSGNGGSTSNLSLHCWLQFLTRESIMEYQGDSSSVVVRVMIACVYSIVCALGLVGNSLALYLLHSRHRLKQSSINCFVMGLAITDLQFVLTLPFWAVDTALDFRWPFGRVMCKIISSVTTMNMYASVFFLTAMSVARYYTISSALKMHSRKTAAARAKWMSLGIWTVSLIATLPHAIYSTSAQVSDEELCLVRFPDSGSWDPQLLLGLYQLQKVLLGFLIPLIIITVCYLLLLRVILSRRITGAAEPEVKQGRQNRRSKVTKSILIVVLSFFLCWLPNQALTLWGVLIKFDLVPFSKAFYNVQAYAFPLTVCLAHTNSCLNPVLYCLIRQEFRAGLKELLLHATPSFRSWTHLLHRKTKVAEAPPVVVLVPMDV from the coding sequence ATGCAGGTGAACGAGACTCTAGTTCAAACCCTGGCTCCAGATCCATGTGAGCAGCAAATCCTACTGGAGGACACCCCTCAAAGTGGGAATGGAGGGTCTACCAGCAACCTGTCGCTGCACTGCTGGCTGCAGTTCCTCACAAGGGAATCCATCATGGAATATCAAGGAGACAGCTCCAGTGTGGTGGTGCGTGTGATGATTGCATGTGTGTACTCTATAGTTTGTGCACTGGGACTGGTTGGAAATTCACTTGCTCTTTATCTGCTGCACTCGCGTCATAGACTGAAGCAGTCATCCATCAATTGCTTTGTTATGGGACTAGCTATCACTGATCTGCAGTTTGTCTTGACTTTGCCTTTCTGGGCGGTGGACACAGCCCTGGACTTCCGCTGGCCGTTTGGCCGAGTGATGTGCAAAATCATCAGTTCTGTCACCACCATGAACATGTACGCCAGTGTATTCTTCCTCACAGCTATGAGCGTGGCACGTTATTACACCATCTCCTCTGCGTTGAAGATGCACAGCCGGAAGACAGCTGCTGCCAGGGCCAAATGGATGAGCCTAGGCATCTGGACTGTTTCTCTGATCGCTACCTTGCCACATGCCATCTATTCCACCAGTGCCCAGGTGTCAGATGAGGAGCTTTGCCTGGTGCGTTTCCCAGACTCTGGCAGCTGGGATCCACAGCTTCTTTTGGGTCTATATCAGCTACAGAAGGTCCTGCTGGGCTTCCTCATTCCTCTGATCATAATCACTGTCTGCTACCTACTTCTTCTGCGTGTCATCCTCAGCCGACGCATCACAGGTGCAGCCGAACCAGAAGTCAAACAAGGCCGGCAAAATCGCCGCTCCAAAGTGACTAAATCTATTCTCATTGTTGTTCTGTCCTTCTTTTTGTGCTGGCTGCCCAATCAGGCACTAACACTCTGGGGGGTGCTGATAAAGTTTGACCTTGTTCCTTTCAGCAAGGCTTTCTACAACGTGCAAGCCTATGCTTTTCCCCTGACTGTGTGCCTGGCACACACCAACAGCTGCCTCAACCCTGTGCTCTATTGCCTGATACGTCAGGAGTTTCGGGCGGGCCTCAAGGAGCTCCTGCTGCACGCCACGCCATCCTTCAGGAGCTGGACTCATCTGCTGCATCGCAAGACCAAAGTGGCTGAGGCCCCACCTGTTGTGGTGCTGGTCCCGATGGATGTCTGA
- the creb3l3a gene encoding cyclic AMP-responsive element-binding protein 3-like protein 3-A, translating to MQQYPDQGGDSAELLDWLFDKNDGILRHEETGHRGNNPSWPFQGHNMLQPAQQADEDFLNALLTGGHSVKASPLWSPSPSDSGISEDPPSDQMDSPHRPESPPEETECFGPIPPSKAALDGNVSTDLNVWDYGFPTTNTRMTPYPSDIQRPQLSTGFPLTVKDLLLSGTPEPPPQPSQTSVQDLILNEDEKKLLAKEGVTLPSQLPLTKYEERILKKIRRKIRNKQSAQESRKKKKEYIDGLENRMTACSVHNQELQRKVSQLEKCNMSLMEQLRRLQALVMNSTNKPAQTGTCVLVFLLSFSLILFPNLKPFSDTEVSQEDFTLVRIQSRFLQNVQESHEQRVINYEFPAEEEPEHLHKHLPGEQELEDFAALMGKLRVKQEQSSSTSVSMNSSQEDPISHYQIDPITGHITSLTLHPQRSASLRPHADDM from the exons ATGCAGCAGTACCCAGATCAG GGTGGCGATAGTGCCGAGTTACTTGATTGGCTCTTTGATAAAAATGATGGAATTCTTCGTCATGAGGAAACAGGACACCGTGGCAACAATCCCAGCTGGCCATTTCAGGGGCATAAT ATGCTCCAGCCAGCTCAGCAGGCAGACGAGGACTTTCTCAACGCCCTTTTGACTGGGGGTCATTCTGTGAAAGCCTCGCCGCTGTGGTCTCCATCTCCCAGCGACAGCGGGATCAGTGAGGATCCTCCATCGGATCAGATGGACAGTCCTCACCGCCCCGAGAGCCCCCCTGAGGAAACCGAGTGTTTTGGTCCAATACCACCAAGCAAGGCAGCCCTGGACGGTAACGTCTCCACTGATCTCA ATGTCTGGGACTATGGCTTCCCGACTACCAACACAAGGATGACTCCGTATCCGTCGGACATACAAAGACCACAGCTGTCCACTGGCTTTCCTCTAACTGTCAAAGATCTGTTACTGTCTGGCACGCCAGAACCA CCCCCACAGCCATCACAAACGTCAGTTCAAGATCTGATTCTGAATGAGGATGAGAAGAAGCTTTTAGCAAAGGAGGGGGTCACCCTCCCCAGCCAGCTTCCTCTCACAAAG TATGAGGAACGGATTTTGAAGAAAATACGCAGGAAGATTCGCAATAAGCAGTCTGCccaggagagcaggaagaagaagaaggagtaTATTGATGGACTGGAGAACAG AATGACAGCTTGCAGTGTACACAACCAAGAACTGCAGAGAAAAGTGTCCCAACTGGAGAAATGCAACAT GTCGCTAATGGAGCAGCTGCGCAGGCTGCAGGCTCTGGTCATGAATTCAACCAACAAGCCAGCCCAGACTGGGACATGTGTACTG GTGTTCCTGCTGTCCTTCTCCCTAATCCTGTTCCCCAACCTCAAGCCTTTCTCTGACACTGAGGTCAGCCAAGAGGACTTCACTCTAGTCAGAA tCCAGTCACGGTTCCTGCAAAACGTTCAGGAGTCCCATGAGCAGCGTGTCATCAATTACGAGTTCCCTGCCGAGGAGGAACCTGAGCATCTACACAAGCATTTACCAGGAGAGCAGGAACTGGAGGACTTTGCTGCTCTGATGGGGAAGCTGAGAGTGAAACAGGAACAGTCCAGCTCGACGTCCGTGTCCATGAACAGCAGTCAGGAAGACCCAATCAGTCATTACCAAATTGATCCAATTACTGGGCACATCACTAGTTTGACACTGCATCCTCAGCGTTCTGCCAGTCTGCGACCACATGCAGATGACATGTAG